In Hymenobacter sublimis, a single genomic region encodes these proteins:
- a CDS encoding TldD/PmbA family protein yields the protein MAILSKDESQAILKKVLSFSTADECQASLQGRTTGNVRYARNSVSTAGGADNVSLVVESRFGKRAGVATCNQFDDATLRRCVQRAEEIARLAPEDPEYMPLLGPQQYLTPVSYAASTAAITPDFRAQVAGDSIALCAAKQLTAAGYLEDGATFQALRNNKGLEAYQQNTNIDFSVTVRTPDGTGSGYAVADFTDASKFNAKALTQIAADKAAGSRNAKALEPGKYTVILEPAALVSDEGLLNNLVYNFGAREADEGRSFLSKKGGGNRTGEKLFDSRITIYSDPLNAQAPGAVFDGEGLPVKRMNWVEKGVVKNLYYTRYWAQKTGKQPTAFSGNFIMEGGTQSVQDLIKSTAKGILVTRLWYIRDVDPQTLLFTGLTRDGTFYIENGKIKHPVKNFRFNESPVIMLNNIEAIGKPVRLGGNLVPPLKIRDFTFTSLSDAV from the coding sequence ATGGCCATTCTTTCCAAAGACGAGTCACAGGCTATCCTGAAAAAGGTGCTGAGCTTCAGCACGGCCGACGAGTGTCAGGCCAGCCTGCAGGGCCGCACCACTGGCAACGTGCGCTACGCCCGCAACTCGGTAAGCACGGCTGGCGGGGCCGATAACGTGTCGCTGGTGGTGGAGTCGCGGTTTGGCAAGAGGGCCGGCGTGGCTACCTGCAACCAGTTCGACGATGCTACCCTGCGCCGCTGCGTGCAACGGGCCGAGGAAATTGCCCGCCTCGCCCCCGAAGACCCCGAGTACATGCCCCTGCTCGGTCCCCAGCAATACCTAACTCCGGTCAGTTACGCGGCCAGCACCGCCGCCATCACCCCCGACTTTCGGGCCCAGGTAGCCGGCGACAGTATTGCCCTGTGCGCCGCCAAGCAGCTCACGGCCGCGGGCTACCTCGAAGACGGCGCTACCTTCCAGGCCCTGCGCAACAACAAAGGTCTGGAAGCCTATCAGCAAAACACGAACATCGACTTCTCGGTGACGGTGCGCACGCCCGACGGTACCGGCTCGGGCTACGCCGTGGCTGATTTTACCGACGCCAGCAAGTTCAACGCCAAGGCCCTGACGCAGATTGCGGCCGACAAAGCCGCCGGCTCGCGCAATGCCAAAGCCTTGGAGCCCGGCAAGTACACCGTGATTCTGGAGCCCGCCGCCCTAGTTTCCGATGAAGGTCTGCTGAACAACTTGGTGTACAACTTCGGGGCCCGCGAGGCCGACGAAGGCCGTTCCTTCCTCAGCAAGAAAGGCGGCGGCAACCGCACCGGCGAAAAGCTCTTCGACTCGCGCATCACCATCTACTCTGACCCGCTGAACGCCCAAGCCCCTGGCGCCGTGTTCGACGGGGAAGGACTACCCGTAAAGCGCATGAACTGGGTAGAGAAGGGCGTGGTCAAGAACCTGTACTACACCCGCTATTGGGCCCAGAAAACGGGTAAGCAGCCCACGGCTTTTTCCGGCAACTTCATCATGGAAGGCGGCACCCAGAGCGTGCAGGACCTGATCAAGAGCACGGCCAAGGGCATTTTGGTGACTCGCCTCTGGTACATCCGCGACGTAGATCCGCAGACGCTCTTGTTCACCGGCCTGACTCGGGACGGAACCTTCTACATCGAGAACGGCAAGATCAAGCATCCGGTGAAGAACTTCCGCTTCAACGAAAGCCCCGTGATTATGCTCAACAACATCGAGGCCATCGGGAAACCCGTGCGCCTCGGCGGCAACCTGGTGCCCCCGCTGAAAATCCGCGACTTCACCTTCACCAGCTTGTCGGACGCGGTGTAA